A region from the Malus domestica chromosome 07, GDT2T_hap1 genome encodes:
- the LOC103424952 gene encoding probable receptor-like protein kinase At5g24010, producing MEFPYINLLFSLSLLSLSTLSALSHSYFAPIDNYLVDCGSTAESPVDNRRFVPDSSNPDSSLSSSTRSIPLRNENPVPNSPQIYSTARAFRQPSKYEFQIRDPGTHLVRLHFQTFNSLKLDWNDAQFHVLVNGFVALTDFRATKIPVVMEFLIWVDSKKLVIEFVPAKKSYFAFVNAIEVISAPKDLVADTAKFVNDEKVEGFNGLIKQALQVVYRVNVGGSKVTPFNDTLWRTWVTDDEYLESDSGSKRVYFGGRIKYQGGGASREVGPDNVYNTARVIHSATASIPHVNMTWVFAAVGGYKYLVRLHFCDIASISIGLLYFNVYVNGKLAYENLDLSMAANYMLASPFYVDFVVDGEDSGVLSVSVGPSNRSVPYAIDGILNGIEIMRLNNSMGSLDGEHCAGWVLRNWPRGNVGEAVPLVAAACLLLSISLVIRRRMSGKEFVGWSKLPTDVSEVNLKHGITQLSVK from the coding sequence ATGGAGTTTCCGTACATAAacctccttttctctctctcgctactttctctctctaccctTTCCGCCCTGTCTCACTCCTACTTCGCTCCCATAGACAACTACCTCGTCGACTGCGGCTCTACCGCGGAATCCCCCGTCGACAACCGCCGTTTCGTTCCCGACTCGTCCAACCCTGACTCGTCCCTCTCCTCCTCAACTCGCTCCATCCCTCTCAGAAATGAAAACCCAGTTCCCAATTCGCCCCAAATCTACAGCACGGCCAGGGCTTTCCGGCAGCCGTCGAAATACGAGTTCCAGATCCGCGACCCAGGGACCCATTTGGTACGCCTCCATTTCCAGACCTTTAATTCTTTGAAATTGGATTGGAATGATGCTCAATTTCAtgttttggtcaatgggtttgTGGCTTTGACCGATTTCAGAGCTACAAAAATCCCCGTTGTTATGGAGTTCTTGATCTGGGTCGATTCCAAAAAGCTTGTAATCGAATTTGTTCCTGCTAAAAAATCGTACTTTGCGTTTGTGAATGCGATAGAGGTGATTTCTGCGCCGAAGGATCTCGTTGCTGATACAGCGAAGTTTGTGAATGATGAAAAAGTTGAGGGttttaatgggttaattaaGCAAGCGCTTCAGGTTGTGTATAGGGTTAATGTGGGAGGTTCTAAAGTCACCCCGTTTAATGATACCCTGTGGAGGACTTGGGTTACTGATGATGAGTATTTGGAATCGGATTCTGGGTCGAAAAGGGTGTATTTTGGTGGCCGGATTAAGTATCAGGGTGGAGGGGCTAGCAGGGAAGTTGGTCCCGATAATGTGTATAATACGGCCCGGGTGATTCATAGTGCGACTGCTTCGATTCCGCATGTCAATATGACATGGGTTTTTGCAGCCGTTGGAGGATATAAGTATCTTGTTCGGTTGCATTTTTGTGACATTGCTAGTATTTCGATTGGATTGCTGtatttcaatgtttatgtgaATGGGAAATTGGCATATGAGAATTTGGATTTGTCTATGGCTGCGAATTACATGTTGGCTTCTCCGTTCTATGTGGATTTCGTGGTTGATGGAGAGGATTCAGGTGTTCTGTCCGTAAGTGTAGGACCTTCGAATAGGAGTGTGCCTTATGCCATCGATGGGATTTTGAATGGCATTGAAATCATGAGGTTGAATAACTCAATGGGGAGTCTTGATGGTGAGCATTGTGCCGGGTGGGTTTTGAGGAACTGGCCAAGAGGAAATGTTGGTGAGGCGGTTCCTTTGGTTGCTGCCGCCTGTTTGCTGCTGAGTATATCATTGGTCATACGAAGGAGGATGAGTGGGAAGGAATTCGTGGGATGGTCGAAACTTCCCACAGATGTTTCAGAAGTTAATCTCAAGCATGGAATCACACAGCTTTCGGTTAAGTAA